One part of the Rutidosis leptorrhynchoides isolate AG116_Rl617_1_P2 chromosome 1, CSIRO_AGI_Rlap_v1, whole genome shotgun sequence genome encodes these proteins:
- the LOC139900892 gene encoding uncharacterized protein, which yields MALMSTHVWNLITHKKLLWVRWIHSYRLRLMNFWEVDVTSNSSWGWRKILDIRYTIRQFIIYMVGDGNDTSAWHDSWNDYGPLASVIDSRDIRRAGYNGNATVSSLLSNNSWSWPQSWYSKYPMLANIAVLDKSKHDSVRWRDTEGDLINFRWYNSVWFPQCIPRHAFVIWLLVKEKLKTHDHLKPWDKRPQEADSGLVCLLYKRQPDSQTHLFFECPFASQIWGRIKGLCLVHIPTHNWSSFLSFIEPVAHRRVARVIVAKLVFAASVYFIWQERNNIYFQGKVRSEDQVFKTIFSTVRMKLMSLNFKDSEMVRKLRSKWQIV from the exons ATGGCTCTAATGTCAACTCATGTTTGGAATCTGATCACTCATAAAAAGTTGCTTTGGGTTAGATGGATTCATTCTTATCGTTTGCGTTTGATGAATTTTTGGGAGGTTGATGTAACTTCGAATTCCAGTTGGGGTTGGAGGAAGATTTTAGATATAAGATATACCATTCgtcaatttattatttatatggtTGGAGATGGTAATGATACTTCGGCTTGGCATGATTCCTGGAATGATTATGGTCCTTTGGCGAGCGTTATTGATTCCCGAGATATCAGAAGAGCTGGTTATAATGGTAATGCTACTGTTTCTTCTTTACTTTCCAATAATTCATGGTCATGGCCTCAATCTTGGTATTCGAAATACCCTATGCTCGCTAATATTGCTGTTCTAGATAAATCTAAGCATGATAGTGTTCGATGGAGAGATACTGAAGGCGATCTCATTAATTTTCG CTGGTACAACTCAGTTTGGTTCCCTCAATGTATTCCACGTCATGCGTTTGTTATTTGGCTTCTTGTTAAGGAGAAACTAAAAACGCACGATCATCTTAAACCTTGGGATAAACGACCGCAAGAAGCAGATTCAGGTTTGGTGTGCTTGCTGTATAAGAGACAGCCGGACTCGCAGACTCATCTTTTCTTTGAATGTCCTTTTGCATCGCAGATTTGGGGTCGCATCAAAGGTTTGTGTCTAGTTCATATTCCAACGCATAATTGGAGCAGCTTTCTTTCATTTATTGAGCCTGTTGCTCATCGTCGCGTGGCGAGAGTTATTGTGGCAAAGTTGGTTTTTGCTGCCTCGGTTTATTTCATATGGCAGGAAAGGAATAACATATACTTTCAAGGTAAAGTGCGTTCGGAAGATCAAGTGTTCAAAACTATTTTTTCTACGGTTCGCATGAAGTTAATGTCTTTGAATTTCAAGGACTCGGAGATGGTGCGGAAGCTAAGGTCTAAATGGCAGATTGTATGA